The proteins below come from a single Miscanthus floridulus cultivar M001 chromosome 1, ASM1932011v1, whole genome shotgun sequence genomic window:
- the LOC136497691 gene encoding uncharacterized protein, whose product MTTVTGSSASRSVAKRLRPELPLIICGKCKQKIVMEYRVKRQGPNKGRVFYKCPDRDWEGNGCDGWYWEEDYATYVQNLGALEVAAAADEAIMSRHWMYNADRRSQDFIEGLHYFLGVAEANKRDGFICCPCALCKNLKEYSSSMSLHSHLLKSGFMSNYICWTKHGESGVMMEEGEGEDLDIDDIIAQYGAFDDTTMGGDEEEVAVEDDLGDALGDAIRDAQQEWESEKEKVKLERMLEDHRKLLYPTAEEGQKKLGTTLELLQWKAKNGVSDKAFGNLLNLIKKMLPKPNELPTTTYEAKKVVCPLGLKIQKIHACPNDCILYHGNEYENLDECPVCKASRYKIRRDDPGDVEGEQRPRKKIPAKVMWYAPIIPRLKRLFRNKDHAKLLRWYKEDRKVDNMLRHPADGSQWRAIDREFSEFANEARNLRFALSTDGMNPFGQQSTSHSTWPVTLCIYNLPPWLCMKRKFIMMPILIQGPRQPGNDIDVYLKPLVEELLVLWNKPGVRVWDEYKQEHFDLRAMLFVTINDWPALSNLSGQTNKGYNACTHCFDDLDSIYLKRCRKVVYLGHRRFLPLNHQVRKKGKHFKGKPDHRKKPRNRTGEDVLAMVKDVKVVFGKGQGSESVPKDANGHAPMWKKKSIFWELPYWQVLETGDGHHYLSPASYTLSKEERDSMFECLSSIKVPSGFSSNIKGIINVPDKKFLNLKSHDCHVLMTQLLPVALRGILPPHPEGSIAQGYRTEEVIEFCVDFIPDIAPISVPESRHEGRLSGKGTLGKKTYIGMEDDYFNKAHYTVLQNSSLVHPYIEIHKEFLRSKFPGKTEAWIRRQHMESFSGWLRKECQGDDNIDEQLYLLARQPSWHILTYQGYEINGNTFYTVAQDKRSTNQNSGVHIDGTDPNGNIQTYYGRIEEIWELDYAPNFKVPLFRCQWVKLTGGGVTVDKEYGMTTVDLNNIGYKEEPFVLAADVSQVFYVKDMSTKSKRGKNEDINSMINEPKRHIILSGKINIVGIEDKSDMSEDYERNVRIPPFIVKKDPSIMLNDEDTPWLRQDHNQGSYVKKKFTVVPA is encoded by the exons atgacaactgttaccggatcctcggcctctcgttcggttgcgaaacgactgaggccagaactccctctcattatctgcggcaagtgtaagcagaagattgtgatggagtaccgagtcaagagacagggacccaacaagggtcgtgttttctacaagtgcccggatcgcgat tgggagggcaatggatgcgatggttggtactgggaggaagattatgctacatacgtgcagaatttgggtgcgcttgaggtagcggctgctgctgatgaggca attatgtcacgccattggatgtacaatgccgatcgccgctcccaagactttatagagggcttgcactatttcttaggtgtggctgaggcaaataagcgggatggtttcatatgctgtccatgtgccctatgtaagaatttaaaggaatattcaagctcaatgagtcttcattcacatttgcttaagtcaggtttcatgtcaaactatatatgttggactaagcatggagaaagcggggtcatgatggaagaaggtgaaggagaagatttagacattgatgacattattgctcagtatggtgcctttgatgatactacaatggggggagatgaagaagaggtagcggtagaagatgatctcggtgatgctcttggcgatgccattcgtgatgcacaacaagaatgggaaagtgaaaaagagaaagttaagttggagcgcatgcttgaggatcataggaagttgctatacccgacggccgaagaggggcaaaaaaagctgggtacaacactggaattgctacagtggaaggcaaagaatggtgtatccgataaggcatttgggaatttattaaacctcataaagaagatgcttccgaagccaaatgaattgcccaccactacgtacgaagcaaaaaaggttgtctgccctttgggattaaaaatccagaagatacatgcatgtcctaatgactgtatcctctaccatggcaatgaatacgagaatttggatgaatgcccggtatgtaaagcatcacggtataagatcaggcgcgatgatcctggtgatgtcgagggtgaacaacgtcctagaaagaaaatccctgccaaggttatgtggtatgctcctataataccacgcttaaaacgtttgttcagaaataaagaccacgcaaagttgttgcggtggtataaagaagaccgtaaggtagacaatatgctgagacacccagctgatgggtcccagtggagagcgatagacagagaattttcagagtttgcaaatgaggctagaaacttaaggttcgccttaagtacagatggtatgaatccttttggacagcagagcactagtcatagcacttggccagttactctatgtatctacaaccttcctccatggttatgcatgaagcggaagttcattatgatgccgatcctcatccaaggtccgaggcaacctggcaacgatattgatgtatatctgaagccattagttgaagaacttctagttttatggaacaaaccaggtgtacgtgtctgggatgagtacaaacaagaacactttgacctacgagcaatgttgttcgtaaccatcaatgattggcctgctttaagtaatctttcaggtcagacaaacaaaggatataatgcatgcacacattgttttgatgaccttgacagtatatatttgaaaagatgtcgaaaggtcgtgtaccttggccatcgtcgattccttcctttgaatcaccaagtaagaaagaaagggaagcattttaaaggtaagccagaccaccggaagaagcctcgtaaccgaaccggggaagatgtactcgcaatggtcaaggatgtgaaagtagtatttggaaagggacaaggcagtgaatctgttcccaaagatgctaatggacatgcacccatgtggaagaagaagtccatcttttgggagctaccctattggcaagtcctagag acaggtgatggacatcattacttaagtcctgctagctacacgcttagcaaagaagagagggacagcatgttcgaatgtctaagcagcatcaaggtcccatcgggattctcctccaatataaagggtataataaatgtgccagataaaaaattcctaaacttaaagtcccacgactgccacgtgcttatgacgcaattgcttccagttgctttaagaggaattctacctccacat cctgaaggaagcatcgcccagggctatagaacagaggaggtcattgagttctgtgttgactttattcctgacattgCCCCGATtagcgttcccgaatcacgacatgaggggagactcagtggtaaaggaactttagggaagaaaacatatatcggcatggaagacgattatttcaataaagcacactacacagttcttcagaactcgtcattggtgcatccgtacatcgagatacataaggagttcttacgatccaagtttccagggaagactgaagcttggattaggcgtcagcacatggaaagtttcagtggttggttgcgaaaagaatgtcaaggcgatgacaatattgatgagcaactgtatttgttggctaggcagccatcgtggcatatcctcacgtaccaagggtacgagataaatgggaatacattttacacagttgcccaagataaaaggagcaccaatcaaaatagtggtgttcatatagatggcacagatccaaatgggaatatacaaacatattatggccgcatagaagagatatgggaactagactatgcacctaattttaaagtccctttgttccggtgccaatgggtgaagctgaccggaggaggggtaacagtcgacaaagagtatggaatgacaacagtggacctcaacaatattggatacaaagaggaaccattcgtccttgctgccgatgtgagtcaggtgttctatgtgaaagacatgtctacaaaatcaaagagaggaaaaaacgaagacatcaactcaatgatcaatgagccaaagcgccacataattctttctgggaaaataaatatagtaggaattgaagacaagtcagacatgtcagaagattacgaaagaaatgtccgaattccacccttcatagtgaagaaagatccaagcatcatgttaaatgatgaagacactccatggttacgacaagatcataaccaagggtcatacgtcaagaagaaattcactgttgtgcccgcatga